A single region of the Thermodesulfatator indicus DSM 15286 genome encodes:
- a CDS encoding FmdE family protein: MALEIKDPELAEMFAHGVYFHGHLCPAMPMGLRAGLIARKRLGVERAKSKELMLLSETGTGHLMQCFLDGVMMATGCTYGKGNCQKLYYNKMAFVLIDVVEEKAVRVAVRAEFIKHALEHSPFMKKRQEGIPPEMIEPEIAEAAVNKVLTMPEEELFNISDVYDYHYVYAQEGPPEFCTSCGEVVFGSKARVKKGKIYCIPCSGYKD, translated from the coding sequence ATGGCCTTAGAGATCAAAGATCCAGAGTTAGCCGAAATGTTTGCCCACGGTGTGTATTTTCACGGACACCTTTGTCCGGCCATGCCTATGGGGCTTCGGGCCGGACTTATTGCGCGCAAACGCCTTGGAGTAGAAAGGGCCAAGAGTAAGGAGCTCATGTTACTTTCTGAGACCGGCACCGGCCATCTCATGCAGTGTTTCCTAGACGGGGTGATGATGGCCACGGGGTGTACCTACGGCAAAGGGAACTGTCAAAAACTCTATTACAACAAGATGGCCTTTGTTCTGATTGATGTAGTAGAAGAGAAGGCCGTGCGGGTGGCGGTGAGGGCAGAATTCATCAAACATGCCTTAGAGCATTCGCCTTTTATGAAGAAACGCCAAGAGGGTATCCCTCCGGAGATGATCGAACCAGAGATTGCCGAGGCCGCGGTGAATAAGGTCTTGACCATGCCTGAAGAGGAACTCTTTAACATTAGTGATGTTTATGATTATCACTATGTTTACGCCCAAGAGGGCCCTCCAGAATTTTGTACCTCCTGTGGTGAGGTAGTCTTTGGGAGCAAGGCCCGGGTCAAAAAGGGGAAGATCTACTGTATACCGTGTAGTGGCTACAAAGATTGA
- a CDS encoding DUF4388 domain-containing protein, translated as MGQPQRKKEKVVELSGPPIMQGQLKTISLGDVLQLLAGRGERLLVLIHLPDGVGRVFLEGENLFHVEIAGSQYEEGLSALRKLISLKDGRFEVRLPIRWPEEGNLIGPVQALLLEALRQEDEASFKETFFNEDLFEKALEFDPPEVTEREELKPSLLERVSKKFSEADNLILLDKQGEVIEERGESKSEELAGIVSYAVFHLQEIGNLLSLGELSGFALAKKNKLIGAVSLDENIIALKVPFKKGLLWWSKKLIELRKELVQ; from the coding sequence ATGGGCCAACCGCAACGCAAAAAAGAAAAGGTCGTAGAGTTAAGCGGCCCTCCTATAATGCAAGGGCAGTTAAAAACCATTTCTCTTGGAGATGTCTTACAGCTCTTAGCGGGTCGTGGGGAACGTTTATTAGTGTTGATACATCTTCCAGATGGGGTGGGGCGGGTTTTTCTTGAAGGAGAAAATCTCTTTCATGTAGAAATAGCCGGGAGCCAATATGAAGAAGGGCTTTCGGCCTTGCGCAAGCTCATCTCTCTCAAAGACGGCCGTTTTGAAGTGAGGCTGCCTATTAGGTGGCCTGAGGAGGGAAACTTAATTGGCCCGGTTCAGGCCCTTTTGCTTGAAGCCCTTCGCCAGGAAGATGAAGCCTCTTTTAAAGAAACTTTCTTTAACGAGGATCTGTTTGAAAAAGCCTTAGAGTTTGACCCTCCTGAAGTTACCGAAAGAGAAGAATTAAAACCATCTTTGCTTGAGCGAGTAAGTAAAAAGTTTTCCGAAGCAGATAATCTTATTTTGCTTGATAAACAAGGTGAAGTAATAGAAGAGCGAGGTGAAAGCAAAAGTGAAGAACTCGCTGGAATTGTTTCTTATGCTGTTTTCCATCTTCAGGAAATAGGAAACCTTCTAAGCTTAGGAGAACTGTCTGGATTTGCTCTAGCCAAAAAAAACAAGCTTATTGGCGCTGTCTCTCTCGATGAAAACATTATCGCTTTGAAGGTTCCGTTTAAAAAAGGTCTCCTGTGGTGGAGCAAAAAACTTATTGAGTTGCGTAAGGAGTTAGTCCAGTGA
- a CDS encoding IS110 family transposase, producing MAPEKENNQVLRIIHPICCGLDVHKRFVSACILKTLPDGSIEVEVREFETFTDDLIALREWLIEKDCPIVAMESTGVYWQPIHNILEGYVEVILVNARHIKNVPGRKTDVSDSRWLAELLRVGLLRASYIPPKQVRFWRELVRLRQKHVKTLADYKKRVQKLFESANIKLDNVVSDLFGETGRQIMRLLLETPKPSLEEVRACAKGKLKKKVEELYRSICGFFEEHHRFLLHSLLSIIETLEKEIGIMDIRIKEVMRHHEDLIERLKGIPGVSEVSARAILAEVGPDLRSFPNERALASWAGVCPGNNESGGKRISGKSPVKKHPLRSVLIEVSWAATRKKGTYYAAKYRQLRARRGPKKAIGAIAHKILKAVYFIIKEGQEYRELGANHLKQINRERLLTKIKEEAERLGYKVVAA from the coding sequence ATGGCTCCTGAAAAAGAAAATAACCAGGTTTTAAGAATTATTCATCCCATTTGTTGTGGCCTTGACGTTCATAAGCGTTTCGTCTCAGCATGTATCCTAAAGACTCTTCCTGATGGTTCTATAGAAGTCGAAGTTCGAGAATTTGAAACTTTTACCGACGATCTTATAGCCCTGAGAGAATGGCTGATCGAAAAAGATTGTCCCATTGTAGCCATGGAAAGCACAGGTGTTTACTGGCAGCCTATACACAATATTTTAGAAGGCTATGTGGAAGTGATCTTAGTCAATGCCAGGCATATCAAAAATGTCCCTGGACGAAAGACGGATGTCTCAGACAGCCGCTGGTTAGCAGAATTACTTCGTGTAGGTCTGCTACGGGCAAGTTATATTCCCCCAAAACAAGTTCGTTTCTGGAGAGAGCTAGTACGACTTAGACAGAAACATGTCAAAACGCTTGCTGATTATAAGAAAAGAGTTCAAAAGCTTTTTGAATCAGCAAATATTAAGCTAGACAATGTAGTTTCAGATTTGTTTGGGGAAACAGGTCGTCAAATCATGAGATTACTTTTAGAGACCCCCAAGCCTAGCCTTGAAGAAGTTAGGGCTTGTGCTAAAGGGAAACTTAAGAAGAAAGTAGAAGAGCTCTATCGCTCTATTTGTGGCTTTTTCGAAGAGCATCATCGTTTTCTTTTGCATTCGCTCTTAAGCATAATAGAGACTCTGGAAAAAGAGATAGGGATTATGGATATAAGGATCAAGGAAGTAATGAGACACCATGAAGATTTAATAGAGAGATTAAAAGGGATACCAGGAGTAAGTGAAGTTTCAGCGCGAGCTATTTTGGCAGAAGTAGGGCCGGATCTGAGAAGTTTTCCAAATGAGAGGGCGCTAGCCAGTTGGGCAGGAGTTTGTCCAGGGAATAACGAAAGTGGAGGAAAGAGGATTAGCGGCAAGAGCCCGGTAAAGAAACATCCTTTAAGAAGCGTTTTGATAGAGGTGTCTTGGGCGGCCACGAGGAAGAAAGGGACATATTATGCGGCAAAATATAGGCAACTTCGTGCTCGTCGAGGGCCTAAGAAAGCCATAGGGGCCATAGCGCATAAGATATTGAAAGCGGTGTATTTTATCATCAAAGAGGGTCAGGAATACAGGGAATTAGGGGCAAATCATCTGAAGCAGATAAATAGGGAGAGATTATTGACAAAAATAAAAGAAGAAGCAGAAAGACTTGGGTATAAAGTGGTAGCGGCATAA
- a CDS encoding sulfite exporter TauE/SafE family protein: MIYLVVSLIILLAAFVFSMLGLGGALLYIPIFKWFGFDFKSVAIPTGLFLNGVTALSAALYYLRAGMVDVRGSLPMVLASFLGAPVGAYFTRFVPTDTLVLLFSFAMVVAGIRMLFASGQAEPTELMPFAKRALITGVASFFIGFIAGLLGIGGGFLFVPLMIAVGYPTKKAAATCSFIVVFSSFSGFLAHVAEGHFDPKLLVATTLAVIVGSQLGARVMRGKMKPKWIKRLFGVLLIAVAIKLAWRVLG, translated from the coding sequence ATGATCTACTTGGTCGTATCCCTCATCATTTTATTGGCAGCCTTTGTCTTTTCCATGTTGGGGCTTGGAGGGGCCTTACTCTACATCCCTATCTTCAAGTGGTTTGGCTTTGATTTTAAGAGCGTGGCCATCCCCACGGGACTCTTTCTAAACGGGGTTACGGCGCTTTCTGCGGCCCTTTACTATCTCCGCGCGGGTATGGTTGATGTACGTGGAAGCCTACCCATGGTGTTGGCCTCGTTTCTCGGGGCACCGGTGGGGGCCTATTTCACCCGTTTTGTCCCTACGGATACATTAGTTCTACTCTTTTCTTTCGCTATGGTAGTGGCTGGCATACGCATGCTCTTTGCCAGCGGCCAGGCCGAACCCACGGAATTAATGCCCTTTGCCAAACGGGCCCTTATCACCGGAGTAGCAAGCTTTTTTATCGGGTTTATCGCTGGCCTTTTGGGCATAGGAGGTGGTTTCCTCTTTGTCCCCTTGATGATTGCCGTGGGATATCCCACCAAAAAGGCCGCAGCCACCTGTTCTTTTATTGTGGTCTTTTCTTCGTTTTCCGGTTTTTTGGCCCACGTAGCCGAAGGACATTTTGACCCCAAGCTCCTAGTGGCCACTACTTTAGCGGTGATTGTAGGGTCTCAACTAGGGGCCCGGGTCATGCGGGGCAAGATGAAACCCAAATGGATCAAACGCCTCTTTGGAGTGCTACTCATTGCCGTGGCCATAAAGCTTGCCTGGCGCGTATTAGGCTAA
- the extKL gene encoding multiheme c-type cytochrome (seleno)protein ExtKL, protein MFTFLGCFSSGQVLAAQKKKAKTMAELAARYDSSSCQECHEEIYEQWENSLHARPLYGTGRTAPTIITAIEKGLKRFPYSGVKDIKDIKVKHLMICAKCHLPQLDEATDDVAREIVETLYTWKKALQEGDDDLADEMEEKLNSLNIGCLVCHQKKAIIHPWVDGPVDPKAVYGKDEYEHEFEEYPMVKKAPALGESIFCGQCHGLGPNFELEHPSQCATLYGSYLYAYIPEGGHESCQDCHMKKSGLGHDMQAYRDETMIKMALDVDVDAMSYFWRKNKKEGVIPLAVVNVEIFNKAGHVIPDGUPTPNRVVLEVTAKTVGKDAKEIYKKQVIYMPHPGRLGRGKEMGRGPYEKSGLLRDTSLPPLRKVKETFEIPFPYKDVVKNGKKTRELLADELEIDVKVWYLPYGEFDGYEVLFYKETKKVDLKTEWVWRN, encoded by the coding sequence ATTTTCACCTTTTTAGGCTGTTTTAGCAGTGGCCAGGTTTTAGCGGCCCAAAAGAAGAAAGCTAAAACCATGGCTGAACTAGCAGCCAGATACGACTCATCATCATGTCAGGAATGTCATGAAGAAATTTACGAGCAATGGGAAAATTCGCTTCACGCTCGTCCTCTTTACGGCACCGGACGCACCGCACCTACTATCATTACCGCTATTGAAAAGGGGCTAAAACGTTTCCCCTACTCTGGTGTAAAAGACATCAAGGACATTAAAGTTAAGCATTTGATGATTTGTGCCAAATGTCACTTGCCCCAGCTTGACGAAGCCACCGATGATGTTGCTCGAGAAATAGTAGAAACCCTTTATACCTGGAAAAAGGCTTTGCAAGAGGGGGACGACGACCTGGCTGACGAAATGGAAGAAAAGCTAAACTCGTTGAACATAGGTTGTCTCGTTTGTCATCAGAAAAAGGCCATTATTCATCCTTGGGTTGATGGTCCGGTAGATCCCAAGGCTGTTTATGGTAAAGATGAATATGAACACGAATTTGAAGAATATCCTATGGTAAAAAAGGCTCCGGCTCTTGGTGAGTCTATTTTCTGCGGCCAATGTCACGGTTTAGGACCAAATTTTGAGCTAGAGCATCCGTCTCAGTGTGCCACGCTTTACGGTAGTTATCTTTACGCCTACATCCCTGAAGGGGGGCATGAAAGCTGCCAGGATTGTCACATGAAAAAAAGTGGCCTGGGTCATGATATGCAGGCCTATCGTGATGAAACGATGATTAAAATGGCCCTGGATGTAGATGTGGATGCCATGTCTTATTTCTGGCGTAAAAATAAAAAAGAGGGAGTTATTCCCTTGGCGGTAGTAAACGTGGAAATATTTAATAAAGCGGGCCACGTAATCCCTGATGGCTGACCTACTCCTAACAGAGTGGTCCTGGAAGTGACCGCTAAAACTGTGGGCAAAGATGCTAAAGAAATCTATAAAAAACAAGTAATTTATATGCCTCACCCTGGACGTTTGGGTAGAGGTAAAGAAATGGGCCGAGGTCCTTACGAGAAGAGCGGCTTGTTAAGAGATACAAGCCTTCCACCTTTGAGAAAAGTAAAAGAGACCTTCGAAATTCCCTTCCCGTATAAAGATGTAGTTAAAAACGGCAAGAAGACACGTGAACTATTGGCAGACGAATTAGAAATAGACGTAAAGGTTTGGTATCTGCCTTACGGTGAATTTGATGGTTATGAAGTCCTCTTTTACAAAGAGACAAAGAAAGTAGATTTGAAAACCGAGTGGGTCTGGCGTAATTGA